From a single Drosophila sulfurigaster albostrigata strain 15112-1811.04 chromosome 3, ASM2355843v2, whole genome shotgun sequence genomic region:
- the LOC133845664 gene encoding mucin-19 isoform X5: MDLSLERDSSALGSLFQQIINDMKNTSPLWEDFVAKASKLHTCLRAAIQAIAAYLDAFQKIADAATNSRGASKEIGTALTRVCLRHKAVETRLKTFTSAIMDCLVQPLQDKIEDWKRTVATIDKDHAKEYKRCRSELKKRSSDTLRLQKKARKGQTDNSLQSLMDSHMQDVTLRRAELEEVEKKSLRAAMVEERLRYCSFVHMLQPVVHEECEVMSELGHLQEAMESIALVTKEPSVLPQASEELIHDAKASINLYPESPGGGSGSQGGGCSNSLGSRKSSVCSISSMNSSGSSNSPGHHHYQRSLSQFVTPAIRLKPGESSDSGFCSSPALTTQVSNATNQTHAVSTWPPHSQDAVDALPPTADRPHTISTTYEKGHQRPPLTVYTFQNPETIHESNSSGSLIPATVPTGNGSASGQNTPATQKSPAASLSRPPLPVKPAHVRCSSLERPLSAQSNHRQNSGQNLLQRQCPSPIPAHITKELSAAHHAQQQQQQQQQQQQSQPQQPQTPPTYANLSELAAIKLTNQQQSQQQQQPQTQTQQQHQQQHQPLLQQQSSIDSICSQHSNDSSTSSLQQQLLQHQQSQQAHISNSSSSLNHQQQQQQQQQQSVHGSGLGTRSHSISSSVSTSTASSLHSHPSIDSAVAASLVGCVAGGGGHTNNTNTNTNTSTTTPSSGCSTPQNHYSPLLTNSPTSTAAGTPSGGSIASGLGLGFVYQVSSPTPPASANSTTDVLKITEPGQPTTAEASETTESDERSRASVLQKASMFEKQAAAAAAAPIPTTIAAAVAGGGGGVTTGAVGGVIGGVARRSEELRAVEQQEMDKSFEDSIQALNNLIGELDSFQREIDEGKGKQQQQQQHSSNINSNNISGNNSNSGSNNNNSSNSGASSNTSNDNNNCNTDLLLPSSNIDCCAISNQTNSSGCGTDISDTTSEELAGEEGSLAAARRHQQLGASDSELSRCYVSETSSLTGGILAGGYENPTFAHFAANRDDPYNGSGNGSDSRSLYASAADSISLAASDSVCMSQQPRHAYVDNCSDGGSAVVVIYDHTIPNTPDIEFVKQNSEIVLLRTKDPQQLQLHEMRELQQLPDNLAGSPESPDAASGGGVGGGGRLQPATATVAPAKQRLSSFRASSEQQLQLLGRASPQHRGTDKLRVSEEQRQQPQQPQPQQQQQQQQQLLSDSSSNVAGAVRRKLPPKPISLSIFNGPALDVASSNSSKPVIPRKFDFKADLDAKIRQQKQKVQQQLQQQQQQQQQQQLNSPQQDQQQQQSPQQHSPQSPQNANTATTTTATSTANCNVTNKPAVIASAIASASINQNHRMPNQTSLSSSATSNHAPYKTPTTTATFSSPTSNASASPSSLSASSPGAKLSLPSLSSSSSALSATALPPPHVPAKPTSTPTPTTTTTTPQLPPPTTNSYACSNLNANANANPQAKPCITPRPASLSGGAGGGGGGAAMGSSTRIARRSSINQAKPPPPVRRSSSVTPSPNNVGQPQHQQHSSSNHNSHAYQQQSLSLSNSSEHLPPPPAFMLEATTAYSTSPTPPAAMPSSALKVSETVRALAAMRHQPASPVALRRMHQQQQQQQQLQQQQQQSLLQPMHKPSPNDDAEYEAYYNSYMELHAYAQALPPQQQQQQHQQQQQQQQRFAQQHHTSHQTHHHNHHEQLPPTPPPYHGPPQVDAASFRTSSPSGSIYAQPKLVNNMSSFRTSSPSPNGHAHPLPPTQPKANPNLIAQLNARLNSKQQQQQHQQQQQQHVAEGIYGNAGGVGVGGGESIYMRGGNGLSMSQQQQQQQHYDAAAQATANMRQHQQQHQLQQQQQQHYTCPPPLEDPPPPPIYSATMPKKMARPSVGHSNSNNMGNHLVNAYAAASNSATLPKNILQQQRLQQQQQQQHQQQLQQQQLQQQQYQQPTGINVGNGHANQRPPMPLPQQQQHAQQQQQQQQRQPPIPSRHSSVQQKIFVSTNPFIQTTAVKFHSPSSVHSTPAASPTCGSPASSATMASIYGTTARGGAAHHQQQQQQQYHHQQQQHQQQQQQQQQHYYRDVAGGNSNGGVYYASHNNVHAHGHSNAHAHANANANVNANANAHTPHMPHVQAHHSNYATSTNIEKTGSIRAKTKAEFLENLNAKLAKQGMSGRAFAVRNLINSKALMYQNPQNLSRPSALYRRPPTYPNSSTCDEQC; this comes from the exons CGCTGCCATTCAGGCAATTGCCGCCTATTTGGATGCCTTCCAAAAGATTGCCGATGCGGCCACCAATTCCAGAG GTGCATCCAAGGAGATTGGCACCGCCCTGACCCGTGTTTGTCTGCGCCACAAGGCGGTCGAGACCCGTTTGAAGACCTTCACCAGCGCAATTATGGATTGCCTGGTGCAGCCGCTGCAGGACAAGATCGAGGACTGGAAGCGCACAGTGGCCACCATCGATAAGGATCATGCCAAAGAGTATAAACGCTGTCGCAGTGAACTAAAGAAGCGCTCCAGCGACACGCTGCGTCTGCAGAAGAAGGCACGCAAGGGACAGACGGACAACAGCCTGCAGTCATTGATGGATTCGCACATGCAAGATGTGACTTTGCGACGCGCCGAACTCGAGGAGGTCGAGAAGAAGTCACTACGTGCGGCGATGGTCGAGGAACGATTGCGTTACTGCAGCTTTGTGCACATGCTGCAGCCCGTGGTGCATGAGGAATGCGAGGTGATGTCCGAACTCGGTCATCTGCAG GAGGCTATGGAATCCATTGCTTTGGTCACCAAGGAGCCCAGCGTTTTGCCACAGGCTTCGGAGGAACTGATTCACGATGCCAAGGCTAGCATTAATCTATATCCCGAATCGCCTGGCGGTGGCTCTGGCTCCCAAGGTGGCGGCTGTTCCAATTCCTTGGGCTCACGCAAGAGTTCCGTCTGCTCCATTAGCAGCATGAACAGCAGCGGCTCCAGCAACTCGCCGGGACATCATCACTATCAACGCTCGCTATCGCAG tttGTAACGCCCGCAATTCGCTTGAAACCTGGTGAATCCAGTGATAGTGGCTTTTGCTCATCGCCAGCGCTAACAACACag GTTTCGAATGCCACCAACCAGACGCACGCTGTATCCACTTGGCCGCCACATTCCCAGGATGCTGTGGACGCGCTGCCACCGACTGCTGATCGTCCGCATACGATTTCAACCACCTATGAGAAGGGTCATCAGCGTCCGCCATTGACTGTATACACGTTCCAGAATCCCGAGACCATACACGAGtccaacagcagcggcagcctcATACCCGCAACGGTGCCGACTGGCAACGGTTCCGCCTCGGGTCAGAATACGCCGGCAACACAGAAATCGCCGGCAGCATCGCTCAGTCGTCCTCCATTGCCAGTG AAGCCGGCACATGTG CGCTGCTCGTCGCTGGAGCGTCCGTTGTCGGCGCAGAGCAATCATCGCCAGAACAGTGGCCAGAATCTGCTGCAGCGTCAGTGCCCCTCACCGATTCCGGCTCATATCACGAAAG AGCTGTCAGCAGCACAtcatgcacaacaacaacagcagcaacagcaacaacagcagcaatcacagccacagcaaccacaaacCCCGCCAACCTATGCTAACCTATCTGAGCTGGCGGCAATCAAACTAACCAATCAGCAAcagtcacagcagcaacagcaaccacagacacagacacaacagcagcatcagcaacaacatcaaccattgttgcagcaacaaagcaGCATTGATTCGATTTGTTCGCAGCATTCGAATGACTCTTCGACAAGTTcgttgcagcaacagttgctgcagcatcagcaatcGCAGCAAGCgcacatcagcaacagcagcagcagcctcaatcatcagcagcaacagcaacaacagcagcagcaatcagtACATGGCAGTGGCCTTGGCACACGCTCCCATTCCATATCGTCGTCGGTGTCCACAAGCACAGCCTCATCGTTGCACTCGCATCCATCCATTGACTCGGCTGTGGCCGCCTCGCTTGTGGGCTGTGTTGCTGGTGGTGGCGGGCATACAAACAACACCAataccaacaccaacacaagCACCACAACGCCCTCGAGCGGCTGCTCAACGCCACAGAATCACTATTCACCACTGTTAACCAACTCACCCACGTCCACTGCTGCAGGTACTCCAAGCGGCGGCAGCATTGCCAGCGGTCTCGGTCTCGGCTTCGTCTATCAGGTCAGCTCACCCACGCCCCCCGCCTCCGCCAACTCCACCACCGATGTGCTAAAGATCACCGAGCCAGGACAACCGACGACAGCCGAAGCCAGCGAAACCACCGAGAGCGATGAGCGTTCTCGTGCCTCGGTGCTGCAGAAGGCATCCATGTTTGAGAAGCAggcagcagccgctgcagcagctccaATCCCCACAACTATAGCTGCAGCTGTAGCTGGCGGTGGAGGAGGAGTCACAACCGGAGCAGTTGGCGGAGTCATTGGTGGCGTTGCTCGACGCTCGGAGGAACTGCGCGCTGTGGAGCAACAGGAAATGG ACAAATCTTTCGAAGACTCGATTCAAGcacttaacaatttaattggcGAATTAGACTCTTTTCAACGTGAGATCGATGAGGGCAAgggcaagcagcagcagcaacaacagcacagcagcaacatcaacagcaacaacatcagtggcaacaatagcaacagcggcagcaacaacaataacagcagcaacagcggtgccagcagcaacaccagcaacgacaacaacaactgcaacactGATCTCCTGCTacccagcagcaacatcgactGCTGTGCCATCAGCAACCAGACGAACTCCAGTGGCTGTGGCACCGATATCTCCGACACCACGTCGGAGGAACTGGCCGGCGAGGAAGGCAGTCTGGCAGCAGCCAGGCGACATCAGCAACTGGGTGCCAGCGACTCGGAGCTGAGTCGTTGCTATGTGAGCGAGACGAGTTCGCTGACCGGCGGCATATTGGCTGGTGGCTATGAGAATCCCACGTTCGCGCACTTTGCCGCCAATCGTGATGATCCCTACAATGGCAGCGGCAATGGCAGCGACAGTCGATCGCTGTACGCCTCGGCGGCCGATAGCATTTCGTTGGCTGCATCCGACAGCGTGTGCATGAGCCAGCAGCCGCGACATGCGTATGTGGACAATTGCAGTGATGGCGGCAGTGCTGTCGTTGTGATCTATGACCATACTATACCCAATACGCCGGACATTGAGTTTGTCAAGCAGAACTCGGAGATTGTGCTGTTGCGCACCAAAGATCCgcagcaattgcagttgcacgAAATGCGCGagctgcaacagttgcccGACAATTTGGCTGGCTCACCCGAGTCGCCTGATGCCGCTTCTGGCGGGGGAGTTGGAGGCGGTGGCCGTTTACAGCCGGCCACAGCAACTGTGGCGCCGGCCAAGCAACGCCTCTCATCGTTTCGGGCATCCAGCgagcaacagctgcagttgctgggACGCGCTAGTCCACAACACAGAGGTACGGATAAGCTTAGAGTTAGTGaagagcaacggcaacagccacagcaaccgcagccacaacaacagcagcagcaacagcaacagttgctgagTGATAGCAGCAGTAATGTTGCTGGTGCCGTGCGGCGCAAGCTGCCGCCAAAGCCCATCAGCCTGAGCATATTTAATGGGCCAGCGCTAGATgtggccagcagcaacagcagtaagCCAGTGATACCTAGAAAGTTTGACTTTAAGGCCGATTTAGATGCCAAGATACGCCAGCAGAAACAGaaagtgcagcagcaattgcagcagcagcagcagcagcaacaacaacagcagctcaaCAGTCCGCAACaagatcagcagcagcaacaatcaccACAACAACACTCACCACAGTCGCCCCAAAACgccaacacagcaacaacaacaacagcaacatcaacagcaaactGTAATGTCACTAATAAACCTGCCGTTATTGCAAGCGCAATTGCATCCGCATCCATAAACCAAAATCATAGAATGCCAAATCaaacatcattatcatcatcagcaacatcaaatCATGCGCCATACAAAAcgcccacaacaacagcaacattctCATCACCAACATCAAATGCATCtgcatcaccatcatcattatcagcaAGTTCTCCTGGGGCCAAATTGTCATTgccatcattatcatcatcatcatctgcatTATCAGCAACTGCGCTGCCTCCGCCCCATGTGCCCGCTAAGCCAACGTCCACGCccacgccaacaacaacaacaactacaccaCAACTTCCACCACCCACAACCAATTCATATGCGTGCTCCAATctcaatgccaatgccaatgccaatccCCAAGCCAAACCGTGCATAACGCCAAGGCCGGCATCGCTGTCGG GAGGAGcaggaggcggaggaggaggagcagcaaTGGGCAGCTCAACACGCATCGCACGTCGTTCATCCATTAATCAGGCCAAACCGCCGCCACCGGTGAGACGCAGTTCATCGGTGACTCCAAGCCCCAACAATGTCGGG cagccgcagcatcagcagcacagcagcagcaaccacaactcTCACGCATATCAGCAACAGTCGCTATCGCTGAGCAACTCTAGCGAGCatttgccgccgccgccggcTTTTATGCtggaggcaacaacagcatatTCCACATCGCCCACGCCGCCAGCAGCGATGCCCAGCTCAGCGCTCAAGGTGTCGGAGACAGTGCGTGCTCTGGCCGCCATGCGGCATCAGCCTGCCTCGCCTGTTGCTCTGCGTCGCatgcatcagcagcagcagcaacaacaacaattgcaacaacagcagcaacagtcttTATTGCAG CCCATGCACAAGCCCTCCCCCAACGACGATGCTGAATATGAAGCTTATTATAATTCCTATATGGAGCTGCATGCATATGCTCAAGCCCTGCCacctcaacagcagcagcagcaacatcagcaacaacagcaacaacaacaacgcttTGCTCAGCAACATCATACGTCACATCAAAcacatcatcataatcatcatgaGCAGCTGCCGCCAACACCGCCTCCATACCATGGGCCACCACAGGTAGATGCCGCC TCGTTCCGCACTTCATCGCCTAGTGGCAGCATCTATGCGCAACCCAAACTGGTGAACAACATGTCCAGCTTTCGCACCAGCAGCCCCAGCCCCAATGGCCATGCCCATCCACTGCCACCGACACAGCCCAAGGCGAATCCGAATCTAATTGCACAGCTCAATGCACGGCtcaacagcaagcagcaacagcaacagcaccaacaacaacaacagcaacatgttgccgaGGGCATTTATGGCAACGCTGGTGGAGTAGGAGTAGGAGGAGGTGAATCCATTTACATGCGTGGCGGCAATGGTTTGTCCatgtcacagcagcagcaacagcagcaacactacGACG CAGCTgcgcaagcaacagcaaacatgcgacaacaccaacagcagcaccagctgcaacagcaacaacagcaacattatACATGTCCACCACCGCTTGAAGAtccgccaccgccgcccaTTTATTCAGCAACCATGCCCAAGAAAATGGCACGCCCCAGTGTTggtcacagcaacagcaacaacatgggCAACCATTTGGTCAACGCATATGCTGCTGCCTCCAACAGTGCCACGTTGCCCAAAAACatattgcagcagcaacgcttgcagcaacaacaacagcagcagcaccagcagcaattgcaacagcagcaactacaacagcagcaatatcaACAGCCAACAGGCATCAACGTTGGCAATGGGCATGCTAATCAGCGACCTCCGATGCcgctgccacagcagcagcaacatgcccagcagcagcagcagcaacaacagcgacagccacCCATACCATCGCGTCATTCCAGTGTGCAGCAAAAGATATTCGTATCAACGAATCCATTCATTCAAACCACAGCCGTCAAGTTTCATTCGCCATCGTCGGTGCACTCGACGCCAGCTGCCTCGCCCACCTGTGGCTCGCCCGCATCATCGGCAACCATGGCCAGCATTTATGGCACCACGGCTCGTGGCGGTGCTGCacaccatcagcagcaacagcagcagcaataccatcatcagcaacagcaacatcaacagcagcagcagcagcagcaacaacattattaTCGCGATGTTGCtggcggcaacagcaatggcgGCGTTTATTATGCCAGCCACAATAACGTCCATGCCCACGGACACTCGAACGCCCACGCACACGCCAATGCCAACGCAAATGTGAacgcgaatgcgaatgcgcaTACGCCCCATATGCCCCATGTCCAGGCACATCATTCAA ACTATGCCACAAGCACCAATATCGAAAAGACTGGCAGCATACGTGCCAAGACCAAGGCTGAATTTCTCGAGAATCTCAATGCGAAGTTGGCCAAGCAGGGCATGTCTGGACGTGCATTTGCAGTGCGAAATCTGATCAATAGCAAGGCCCTG ATGTATCAAAATCCACAAAATCTATCGCGTCCCAGTGCACTATATCGTAGACCACCCACCTATCCCAACTCCAGCACTTGTGATGAGCAGTGTTAA
- the LOC133845664 gene encoding uncharacterized protein LOC133845664 isoform X22, with translation MDLSLERDSSALGSLFQQIINDMKNTSPLWEDFVAKASKLHTCLRAAIQAIAAYLDAFQKIADAATNSRGASKEIGTALTRVCLRHKAVETRLKTFTSAIMDCLVQPLQDKIEDWKRTVATIDKDHAKEYKRCRSELKKRSSDTLRLQKKARKGQTDNSLQSLMDSHMQDVTLRRAELEEVEKKSLRAAMVEERLRYCSFVHMLQPVVHEECEVMSELGHLQEAMESIALVTKEPSVLPQASEELIHDAKASINLYPESPGGGSGSQGGGCSNSLGSRKSSVCSISSMNSSGSSNSPGHHHYQRSLSQFVTPAIRLKPGESSDSGFCSSPALTTQVSNATNQTHAVSTWPPHSQDAVDALPPTADRPHTISTTYEKGHQRPPLTVYTFQNPETIHESNSSGSLIPATVPTGNGSASGQNTPATQKSPAASLSRPPLPVKPAHVRCSSLERPLSAQSNHRQNSGQNLLQRQCPSPIPAHITKELSAAHHAQQQQQQQQQQQQSQPQQPQTPPTYANLSELAAIKLTNQQQSQQQQQPQTQTQQQHQQQHQPLLQQQSSIDSICSQHSNDSSTSSLQQQLLQHQQSQQAHISNSSSSLNHQQQQQQQQQQSVHGSGLGTRSHSISSSVSTSTASSLHSHPSIDSAVAASLVGCVAGGGGHTNNTNTNTNTSTTTPSSGCSTPQNHYSPLLTNSPTSTAAGTPSGGSIASGLGLGFVYQVSSPTPPASANSTTDVLKITEPGQPTTAEASETTESDERSRASVLQKASMFEKQAAAAAAAPIPTTIAAAVAGGGGGVTTGAVGGVIGGVARRSEELRAVEQQEMDKSFEDSIQALNNLIGELDSFQREIDEGKGKQQQQQQHSSNINSNNISGNNSNSGSNNNNSSNSGASSNTSNDNNNCNTDLLLPSSNIDCCAISNQTNSSGCGTDISDTTSEELAGEEGSLAAARRHQQLGASDSELSRCYVSETSSLTGGILAGGYENPTFAHFAANRDDPYNGSGNGSDSRSLYASAADSISLAASDSVCMSQQPRHAYVDNCSDGGSAVVVIYDHTIPNTPDIEFVKQNSEIVLLRTKDPQQLQLHEMRELQQLPDNLAGSPESPDAASGGGVGGGGRLQPATATVAPAKQRLSSFRASSEQQLQLLGRASPQHRGTDKLRVSEEQRQQPQQPQPQQQQQQQQQLLSDSSSNVAGAVRRKLPPKPISLSIFNGPALDVASSNSSKPVIPRKFDFKADLDAKIRQQKQKVQQQLQQQQQQQQQQQLNSPQQDQQQQQSPQQHSPQSPQNANTATTTTATSTAN, from the exons CGCTGCCATTCAGGCAATTGCCGCCTATTTGGATGCCTTCCAAAAGATTGCCGATGCGGCCACCAATTCCAGAG GTGCATCCAAGGAGATTGGCACCGCCCTGACCCGTGTTTGTCTGCGCCACAAGGCGGTCGAGACCCGTTTGAAGACCTTCACCAGCGCAATTATGGATTGCCTGGTGCAGCCGCTGCAGGACAAGATCGAGGACTGGAAGCGCACAGTGGCCACCATCGATAAGGATCATGCCAAAGAGTATAAACGCTGTCGCAGTGAACTAAAGAAGCGCTCCAGCGACACGCTGCGTCTGCAGAAGAAGGCACGCAAGGGACAGACGGACAACAGCCTGCAGTCATTGATGGATTCGCACATGCAAGATGTGACTTTGCGACGCGCCGAACTCGAGGAGGTCGAGAAGAAGTCACTACGTGCGGCGATGGTCGAGGAACGATTGCGTTACTGCAGCTTTGTGCACATGCTGCAGCCCGTGGTGCATGAGGAATGCGAGGTGATGTCCGAACTCGGTCATCTGCAG GAGGCTATGGAATCCATTGCTTTGGTCACCAAGGAGCCCAGCGTTTTGCCACAGGCTTCGGAGGAACTGATTCACGATGCCAAGGCTAGCATTAATCTATATCCCGAATCGCCTGGCGGTGGCTCTGGCTCCCAAGGTGGCGGCTGTTCCAATTCCTTGGGCTCACGCAAGAGTTCCGTCTGCTCCATTAGCAGCATGAACAGCAGCGGCTCCAGCAACTCGCCGGGACATCATCACTATCAACGCTCGCTATCGCAG tttGTAACGCCCGCAATTCGCTTGAAACCTGGTGAATCCAGTGATAGTGGCTTTTGCTCATCGCCAGCGCTAACAACACag GTTTCGAATGCCACCAACCAGACGCACGCTGTATCCACTTGGCCGCCACATTCCCAGGATGCTGTGGACGCGCTGCCACCGACTGCTGATCGTCCGCATACGATTTCAACCACCTATGAGAAGGGTCATCAGCGTCCGCCATTGACTGTATACACGTTCCAGAATCCCGAGACCATACACGAGtccaacagcagcggcagcctcATACCCGCAACGGTGCCGACTGGCAACGGTTCCGCCTCGGGTCAGAATACGCCGGCAACACAGAAATCGCCGGCAGCATCGCTCAGTCGTCCTCCATTGCCAGTG AAGCCGGCACATGTG CGCTGCTCGTCGCTGGAGCGTCCGTTGTCGGCGCAGAGCAATCATCGCCAGAACAGTGGCCAGAATCTGCTGCAGCGTCAGTGCCCCTCACCGATTCCGGCTCATATCACGAAAG AGCTGTCAGCAGCACAtcatgcacaacaacaacagcagcaacagcaacaacagcagcaatcacagccacagcaaccacaaacCCCGCCAACCTATGCTAACCTATCTGAGCTGGCGGCAATCAAACTAACCAATCAGCAAcagtcacagcagcaacagcaaccacagacacagacacaacagcagcatcagcaacaacatcaaccattgttgcagcaacaaagcaGCATTGATTCGATTTGTTCGCAGCATTCGAATGACTCTTCGACAAGTTcgttgcagcaacagttgctgcagcatcagcaatcGCAGCAAGCgcacatcagcaacagcagcagcagcctcaatcatcagcagcaacagcaacaacagcagcagcaatcagtACATGGCAGTGGCCTTGGCACACGCTCCCATTCCATATCGTCGTCGGTGTCCACAAGCACAGCCTCATCGTTGCACTCGCATCCATCCATTGACTCGGCTGTGGCCGCCTCGCTTGTGGGCTGTGTTGCTGGTGGTGGCGGGCATACAAACAACACCAataccaacaccaacacaagCACCACAACGCCCTCGAGCGGCTGCTCAACGCCACAGAATCACTATTCACCACTGTTAACCAACTCACCCACGTCCACTGCTGCAGGTACTCCAAGCGGCGGCAGCATTGCCAGCGGTCTCGGTCTCGGCTTCGTCTATCAGGTCAGCTCACCCACGCCCCCCGCCTCCGCCAACTCCACCACCGATGTGCTAAAGATCACCGAGCCAGGACAACCGACGACAGCCGAAGCCAGCGAAACCACCGAGAGCGATGAGCGTTCTCGTGCCTCGGTGCTGCAGAAGGCATCCATGTTTGAGAAGCAggcagcagccgctgcagcagctccaATCCCCACAACTATAGCTGCAGCTGTAGCTGGCGGTGGAGGAGGAGTCACAACCGGAGCAGTTGGCGGAGTCATTGGTGGCGTTGCTCGACGCTCGGAGGAACTGCGCGCTGTGGAGCAACAGGAAATGG ACAAATCTTTCGAAGACTCGATTCAAGcacttaacaatttaattggcGAATTAGACTCTTTTCAACGTGAGATCGATGAGGGCAAgggcaagcagcagcagcaacaacagcacagcagcaacatcaacagcaacaacatcagtggcaacaatagcaacagcggcagcaacaacaataacagcagcaacagcggtgccagcagcaacaccagcaacgacaacaacaactgcaacactGATCTCCTGCTacccagcagcaacatcgactGCTGTGCCATCAGCAACCAGACGAACTCCAGTGGCTGTGGCACCGATATCTCCGACACCACGTCGGAGGAACTGGCCGGCGAGGAAGGCAGTCTGGCAGCAGCCAGGCGACATCAGCAACTGGGTGCCAGCGACTCGGAGCTGAGTCGTTGCTATGTGAGCGAGACGAGTTCGCTGACCGGCGGCATATTGGCTGGTGGCTATGAGAATCCCACGTTCGCGCACTTTGCCGCCAATCGTGATGATCCCTACAATGGCAGCGGCAATGGCAGCGACAGTCGATCGCTGTACGCCTCGGCGGCCGATAGCATTTCGTTGGCTGCATCCGACAGCGTGTGCATGAGCCAGCAGCCGCGACATGCGTATGTGGACAATTGCAGTGATGGCGGCAGTGCTGTCGTTGTGATCTATGACCATACTATACCCAATACGCCGGACATTGAGTTTGTCAAGCAGAACTCGGAGATTGTGCTGTTGCGCACCAAAGATCCgcagcaattgcagttgcacgAAATGCGCGagctgcaacagttgcccGACAATTTGGCTGGCTCACCCGAGTCGCCTGATGCCGCTTCTGGCGGGGGAGTTGGAGGCGGTGGCCGTTTACAGCCGGCCACAGCAACTGTGGCGCCGGCCAAGCAACGCCTCTCATCGTTTCGGGCATCCAGCgagcaacagctgcagttgctgggACGCGCTAGTCCACAACACAGAGGTACGGATAAGCTTAGAGTTAGTGaagagcaacggcaacagccacagcaaccgcagccacaacaacagcagcagcaacagcaacagttgctgagTGATAGCAGCAGTAATGTTGCTGGTGCCGTGCGGCGCAAGCTGCCGCCAAAGCCCATCAGCCTGAGCATATTTAATGGGCCAGCGCTAGATgtggccagcagcaacagcagtaagCCAGTGATACCTAGAAAGTTTGACTTTAAGGCCGATTTAGATGCCAAGATACGCCAGCAGAAACAGaaagtgcagcagcaattgcagcagcagcagcagcagcaacaacaacagcagctcaaCAGTCCGCAACaagatcagcagcagcaacaatcaccACAACAACACTCACCACAGTCGCCCCAAAACgccaacacagcaacaacaacaacagcaacatcaacagcaaact GA